One genomic segment of Hydra vulgaris chromosome 14, alternate assembly HydraT2T_AEP includes these proteins:
- the LOC100208075 gene encoding UDP-xylose and UDP-N-acetylglucosamine transporter isoform X2 — MKLTVYSATFLTFVACATNVIFLEHLVKFSPGCGELVTFAQFLFIASYGFITVAKFGTESPKVPIREYLFAVVLFYGSSISGNLAFECHISMPIQMIFKSGSVMASMALGVLLLKRSYSLTKYVSVAMITIGIGMCLLFSTKDQKNESEPEVNFFTWLWGVFLLTCSLFMGARLGVCQEEIALKYGKYPEESSFYLHALALPGFLFFSKKIYSQASIFTTSEYFELPIVQTGIPVIWLYLAVNVATQFVCIKSVYQLSTEMSSLSVTVVLTLRKFLSLLISIYYFQNPFTIYHWIGSALVFTGTLLFTGVLQSVLSFSKDSLKKTN; from the exons atGAAACTAACTGTATACTCAGCAACCTTTTTAACGTTTGTGGCTTGTGCAACAAATGTCATCTTTTTGGAACATCTTGTCAa attTTCTCCTGGTTGTGGAGAACTTGTAACTTTTgcacagtttttatttattgcttctTACGGTTTTATCACAGTGGCAAAGTTTGGAACTGAATCACCCAAGGTTCCTATAAG AGAATATCTGTTTGCTGTTGTTCTATTTTATGGAAGCAGTATATCTGGAAACCTAGCTTTTGAGTGTCACATATCTATGCCAATACAGATGATTTTTAAATCA GGCTCGGTTATGGCTAGCATGGCATTAGGTGTGTTGTTGCTTAAAAGAAG ttatTCTCTCACTAAATATGTATCTGTTGCCATGATTACAATTGGTATTGGAATGTGTTTGTTATTCTCAACAAAAGATCAAAAG aaTGAAAGTGAAcctgaagtaaatttttttacttggcTATGGg gtgtaTTTCTTTTGACATGTTCTTTGTTTATGGGTGCAAGATTAGGTGTTTGCCag GAGGAGATAGCattaaaatatggaaaatatcCGGAAGAGagttctttttattta CATGCTTTGGCGCTTCCaggatttttattcttttctaaaAAGATATACTCTCAAGCATCCATTTTTACAACTTCAG AATACTTTGAATTGCCTATTGTTCAAACAGGAATTCCAGTAATTTGGTTGTACCTAGCTGTAAATGTAGCTACTCA ATTTGTTTGTATAAAAAGTGTTTACCAGTTGTCTACAGAGATGTCGTCATTGTCAGTGACGGTCGTCTTGACTTTAAGGAAGTTTCTTAGTCTTTtgatttcaatatattattttcaaaacccgTTTACGATTTATCATTGGATTGGCTCAGCGTTAGTTTTTACTGGCACGCTACTTTTCACGGGTGTTCTTCAAAGCGTTTTGTCCTTTTCAAAAGATTCTCTTAAGAAAACGAactag
- the LOC105843220 gene encoding DNA-directed RNA polymerase I subunit RPA12, with the protein MERKNLTLFECDPNFCAVCGAILSLPDQSKKITCKACGTILDISALENIEIHSYKDFNQDKLKSFEEISRLKNLSERCGPYVKRRCPQCNYRKMTYTTRQTRSVDEGQTVFYTCLKCQFTETEYS; encoded by the coding sequence atggAAAGAAAAAATCTAACTTTATTTGAATGTGATCCAAACTTTTGTGCAGTTTGTGGTGCAATATTATCTTTACCtgatcaatcaaaaaaaattacatgcaaAGCTTGTGGTACCATTCTTGATATATCAGCAttagaaaatattgaaatacaCTCATATAAAGACTTTAATCAAGACAAGTTAAAGAGTTTTGAAGAAATATCTAGGTTAAAGAATCTTTCTGAGAGATGCGGGCCATATGTGAAAAGAAGATGTCCGCAATGCAATTATAGAAAAATGACATATACAACAAGACAAACAAGATCTGTGGATGAAGGGCAAACTGTGTTTTACACTTGTTTAAAATGTCAATTTACGGAAACAGAATATTCATAG